In Nicotiana tabacum cultivar K326 chromosome 2, ASM71507v2, whole genome shotgun sequence, the following proteins share a genomic window:
- the LOC142167040 gene encoding uncharacterized protein LOC142167040, translating to MEMLKQIQVNIPLIDALREMPGYAKMMKDLMSRKFDFHDLATVTLTQTCSAVVTKPIVEKLADPGSIKIPCTIGSYDFAKALCDLGESINLMPLAIYKRLGIGRVRPTSMLLQLVDRMVKKPSGILDDVFV from the coding sequence atggaaatgctGAAGCAGATTCAAGTGAACATTCCACTGATTGATGCCTTGAGggagatgcctggttatgcaaaaatgatgaaggacttgatgtctcgcAAGTTCGACTTTCATGACTTGGCAACTGTTACACTAACACAGACATGTAGTGCTGTCGTGACGAAACCCATAGTTGAGAAGCTAGCCGACCCAGGGAGTATCAAAATCCCATGCACAATAGGAAGCTATGATTTTGCTAAagcattatgtgatttgggggaaagcataaacttgatgcccttagCAATCTATAAAAGGTTAGGAATTGGAAGAGTGAGACCCACATCCATGTTACTACAGCTAGTCGATCGAATGGTGAAGAAGCCATCAGGTATACTTGATGATGTATTTGTATAG